Proteins from one Gimesia maris genomic window:
- a CDS encoding helix-turn-helix domain-containing protein, with product MCKLHQSGMSIRKIASALQVGRRTVRRYLRPDSFPERAKRSGTNCLNPYLNELQSMWDAGVTRATDLWRRLKDQGFPGSYSVVSRKVALWRKKQQISGNCQSMLNNVRSVPLPSSRHLSWLLWKPIDKLKRKLVKELLRAQKIFQTPQLIREFQALI from the coding sequence ATTTGTAAGCTACATCAGAGTGGGATGTCTATTCGTAAGATCGCCTCTGCGCTTCAAGTCGGTCGGAGAACAGTAAGACGCTATTTACGCCCAGACTCTTTTCCAGAACGGGCAAAGCGTTCTGGGACAAATTGCCTTAATCCTTACCTGAATGAACTACAATCAATGTGGGATGCAGGAGTGACCAGGGCAACGGATTTGTGGAGGCGATTGAAAGATCAGGGATTCCCAGGTTCTTACTCTGTGGTGAGCCGAAAGGTCGCACTCTGGAGAAAGAAACAGCAGATTTCGGGAAACTGTCAAAGCATGCTAAACAATGTGCGGTCGGTGCCGCTTCCATCTTCCAGGCATCTTTCCTGGTTACTTTGGAAGCCCATTGATAAATTGAAACGTAAACTGGTGAAGGAACTCTTAAGGGCACAAAAGATCTTTCAAACGCCCCAACTAATTCGTGAATTTCAAGCATTAATTTAG
- a CDS encoding transposase — protein MERSCSEDAPIEIWRFGKNLKQDGQAVKAAMESEWSNGQVEGQVNRLKMFKRQMYGRASFDLLRARFLNNA, from the coding sequence TTGGAGCGGTCCTGTTCTGAAGATGCTCCCATCGAGATTTGGCGTTTCGGAAAGAATCTCAAACAGGATGGACAGGCTGTGAAGGCAGCGATGGAATCAGAATGGAGCAATGGTCAGGTAGAAGGCCAGGTCAATCGGTTGAAAATGTTCAAACGGCAGATGTACGGTCGGGCAAGTTTTGATTTGCTGAGAGCACGGTTCCTGAATAATGCCTAA
- a CDS encoding YbjN domain-containing protein — translation MSRNFHNIVSFLESHDLKYDAIPDKSVILLNITGKQATYQMLIKVEDGRHVQVFGVSPISVPEGARSDIAVAIAAANYGLIIGKFELDMSDGEVRFHVALPFDGELPGHDVLSRVVLTPIAMLDKYMPAFLAVIYGNEVPAEAVACVEASGA, via the coding sequence ATGTCCCGCAACTTTCATAACATAGTCAGTTTTCTCGAATCGCACGACCTCAAGTATGATGCGATCCCAGACAAGTCGGTGATCCTCCTTAACATCACAGGCAAGCAAGCCACTTATCAGATGCTAATCAAAGTCGAAGATGGGCGTCATGTCCAGGTCTTCGGCGTGTCGCCCATTTCCGTGCCGGAAGGGGCAAGGAGTGACATCGCAGTTGCTATCGCTGCTGCGAATTACGGTCTAATCATCGGCAAGTTCGAACTCGACATGAGCGACGGTGAAGTCCGGTTTCACGTCGCACTACCGTTTGATGGCGAATTGCCGGGACACGATGTGCTGAGCCGTGTTGTTCTCACGCCGATTGCGATGCTGGACAAGTACATGCCCGCCTTTCTGGCAGTGATCTATGGAAATGAAGTGCCAGCCGAAGCAGTGGCATGTGTCGAAGCATCTGGGGCTTAA
- a CDS encoding GTPase: protein MKKLDLTQMVEAMLTEVRRKSPSFAMIGLSGPGKSTVINRLFKTLLPVSHIRACTKEFNCSDIALTMKQRATLGEPVSLQVIDCPELDEALNLEDQYLELYRRHLRTVTGGQKDTAGRPSRKNYILRIFHPQQPK from the coding sequence ATGAAGAAACTAGATTTGACACAAATGGTGGAAGCCATGCTGACGGAAGTCCGCCGAAAATCTCCATCCTTTGCGATGATTGGATTGTCTGGGCCAGGCAAGAGTACAGTGATCAATCGGTTGTTTAAGACGCTCCTTCCAGTGAGCCACATTCGTGCCTGTACCAAGGAGTTTAACTGCAGCGATATCGCGTTGACGATGAAACAGAGAGCGACGTTAGGAGAACCAGTCAGCCTGCAAGTCATTGACTGCCCCGAGCTTGACGAAGCCTTAAACCTTGAAGATCAATATCTCGAACTCTACCGCCGGCACCTAAGAACTGTTACAGGCGGGCAGAAGGATACTGCGGGACGACCGTCAAGGAAAAATTACATTTTACGAATTTTTCATCCGCAACAGCCTAAATAA
- a CDS encoding TRAFAC clade GTPase domain-containing protein, translating to MLKKDEPSIQHYWFGKAYRDMWEAIRDSQNRNLDTARDYWRKAKSGTGNAAEVAIPYLFYGTSAGAVVVFGTLVWLILVPIHIVIVGSIALCIAVTFLTLDFIERGYLLFKGWTTVCPHCGEKVALPAFQCANPACGKWHYHLRPSSFGIFKHQCKCGQKLPSTFLSDRQKLKARCPHELCEKILDAEVALCSSTSVISIIGPPGAGKTGFMIAAMEILLNKIAPKNFLTGRFTDLDSEHFFVDEMKYITSTGSTRKTANHKPPAFNALFESSKRNISHQVYLFDAAGEIFLSSDKLSNHHQFKNITGGIIIIDPFSLPALHRKYDAVLKKDGIAASISKDDVIDVIDRFVIGLQRHFGLKHNQKISQPYAVILTKGDLFNLRKIFYSGSVGSGMTQQEERKRVDQEVRQKLNEWGAAALVNTIDTRFSNTMFFCVAPINLRKKSMGYDAELSCVGIMDPLMWILESSKAPIVER from the coding sequence ATGCTAAAAAAAGATGAACCTTCAATTCAACATTATTGGTTTGGAAAAGCCTATCGGGATATGTGGGAGGCGATCAGAGACTCTCAGAATCGAAATCTAGATACGGCCCGGGATTACTGGCGAAAAGCAAAGAGTGGAACAGGCAATGCAGCCGAAGTGGCCATTCCTTATCTGTTTTATGGTACGTCTGCGGGAGCAGTTGTTGTTTTTGGTACTCTGGTCTGGTTGATTCTCGTTCCGATCCACATCGTTATTGTAGGAAGCATCGCATTATGTATCGCCGTCACTTTTCTGACACTGGATTTTATTGAACGCGGTTACCTCCTGTTTAAAGGCTGGACTACTGTGTGCCCGCACTGTGGTGAAAAGGTTGCGCTTCCGGCGTTTCAGTGCGCCAATCCAGCTTGTGGTAAATGGCACTATCATCTTCGACCGTCATCGTTTGGTATTTTCAAGCATCAATGTAAATGTGGCCAAAAACTGCCATCCACATTTCTTTCTGATCGACAAAAACTGAAAGCACGTTGTCCCCATGAACTCTGCGAAAAAATATTAGATGCTGAAGTTGCCTTGTGCAGCTCTACCAGCGTCATTTCGATTATTGGCCCTCCTGGAGCCGGAAAAACTGGATTCATGATCGCTGCTATGGAAATCCTGCTTAACAAAATTGCCCCCAAAAACTTTTTGACAGGAAGATTTACCGACCTGGATTCGGAGCACTTTTTTGTAGACGAGATGAAATATATTACGTCGACCGGAAGTACCAGAAAGACCGCCAATCATAAGCCTCCAGCGTTCAATGCCTTGTTTGAATCCAGCAAACGCAACATCAGCCATCAGGTCTATTTGTTCGATGCAGCTGGTGAAATATTTCTTTCTAGCGATAAACTTTCAAATCATCATCAGTTTAAGAATATTACAGGCGGTATCATTATTATAGACCCATTCAGCCTGCCGGCGCTACATCGAAAGTATGACGCCGTACTGAAAAAAGATGGTATCGCAGCTTCGATTTCGAAAGATGATGTGATTGACGTAATCGATCGGTTTGTCATAGGTCTGCAGCGACATTTTGGTTTGAAACATAACCAAAAAATCTCTCAACCCTATGCAGTCATCTTGACCAAGGGAGATTTATTTAATCTACGAAAAATATTCTACTCAGGTTCCGTCGGGTCAGGTATGACACAGCAGGAAGAGCGAAAACGTGTAGATCAAGAAGTACGTCAAAAACTGAATGAATGGGGAGCGGCAGCACTAGTGAATACGATTGACACTCGGTTTTCCAATACAATGTTTTTTTGTGTCGCCCCAATCAATTTACGGAAGAAAAGTATGGGCTATGATGCCGAGCTGTCGTGCGTGGGAATCATGGACCCCCTGATGTGGATTCTGGAAAGCTCGAAGGCACCCATTGTAGAGCGGTAG
- a CDS encoding TRAFAC clade GTPase domain-containing protein: MKNWVKNHIVNLVCPYCFDQFKLKKAPYRCGNLACSGRTPDPDLTAHWPQMAIGAQGKVLDPHSAKRGQVICDQCARVTGDRICPTCHMTLPATFGQCENAIISVIGAKNSGKSHYIATLVEELRNRVGPALNFTLSPQDDLTIERFARDFRDPLYREGRALDTTRSGRTDTSVQMPMVFNLQIGGKNLFGQRNIKRTVTLVFFDAAGEDLRSEATMETVNRYIYRSSGIILLLDPRQFPQVLCQLPDPPDPGEESIETRDILSRVANVVRKGKNLSPTQMIKTPIAAAFSKFDEIEPLIDPTLNVLSSRSMKRQYDSAEAAAINDEIESLLAMWKQSGLVNDIKSWFSKVTFCGISSLGCKKNQDGTVPRLAPRRVEDPFLWLMHGIGCFRDS, encoded by the coding sequence ATGAAAAACTGGGTGAAAAACCATATTGTGAATCTGGTCTGTCCATATTGTTTCGACCAGTTCAAGCTGAAAAAAGCCCCTTATCGTTGTGGGAATCTGGCATGCTCCGGCCGCACACCAGATCCGGATCTGACCGCTCATTGGCCTCAAATGGCGATAGGGGCACAAGGAAAAGTGCTTGATCCCCACAGCGCCAAGCGTGGCCAGGTGATCTGTGATCAATGCGCAAGAGTGACCGGGGATCGAATCTGTCCCACCTGCCATATGACACTCCCTGCAACATTCGGGCAGTGCGAAAACGCCATTATCTCTGTCATTGGTGCTAAAAACTCAGGTAAAAGTCATTACATTGCAACCCTCGTGGAAGAATTACGCAATCGTGTTGGACCAGCACTCAATTTCACACTCTCTCCACAGGATGACTTGACTATTGAGCGATTTGCCCGCGATTTTCGAGATCCTCTCTATCGGGAAGGGCGAGCGCTGGACACAACAAGATCCGGCCGCACTGACACGAGTGTCCAGATGCCGATGGTTTTTAACCTGCAGATAGGAGGAAAGAATCTGTTCGGACAGCGTAACATCAAGCGCACAGTCACTCTCGTTTTCTTTGATGCGGCTGGTGAAGATCTCCGTTCTGAGGCGACTATGGAGACGGTCAACCGATATATCTATCGTTCCAGTGGAATCATTTTACTACTGGATCCCAGGCAGTTTCCTCAAGTGCTCTGTCAGCTTCCAGATCCTCCCGATCCAGGGGAAGAATCGATCGAGACCCGGGATATTCTTTCTCGGGTTGCGAACGTCGTACGAAAGGGAAAAAATCTGAGCCCTACGCAGATGATTAAGACTCCGATCGCTGCCGCCTTCTCAAAGTTCGATGAGATCGAACCCCTCATTGATCCGACACTTAATGTGCTTTCTTCCCGTTCGATGAAACGTCAATATGATTCAGCAGAAGCCGCTGCTATCAATGACGAAATTGAATCTTTGCTGGCGATGTGGAAACAATCCGGCCTGGTCAATGACATCAAAAGCTGGTTTTCCAAGGTAACATTCTGCGGAATCAGCTCACTAGGCTGTAAAAAGAATCAGGATGGCACAGTCCCCCGGCTTGCACCCAGACGCGTTGAAGATCCATTTCTCTGGCTGATGCATGGTATTGGGTGCTTCAGAGACTCTTAA
- a CDS encoding FmdB family zinc ribbon protein: protein MKHRSNYYRLLNLAPSVQNWSAIETRINELIRTYNRVRTDAPKSIQREAEAFKILLDQPDDGIRVVMKDEKLRAAESRARLKELKAEEKQLDTFLRMIKSKGAYSKKDLKHIAGELSGFDEVEIESRIRKLGLTEEKPGTAKPKRKSPPMIPEAEGKSIEADQKGLQLSSLYDFLGPGLNPRSSLTAINAAYESQKNGVAKLVRGTPEHKVRSALLGHVQKHLLSESTREKYHNYLANRELRAVDTFIKVRGGASKIITQEALDEILREAKIPNVTVQQIRDYIEVWIERTSGWYLVVTSDVPAQRLLTCGQCGTLAAEEGQSHCRDCGKPLEIVCPMSGCKQLVPTQDSCCPKCGCSTGDLPHIERLIASARTFFRDRRYRKAGHLVDDILQLWPGYEVAKELLVQIESKISNHKLKNREVLELIRVSKMQAAQQLVNELAEDGYEVNTASRRQIDQGITAARKACDQARRLIVAKRVDDALEKYIEALAHCADYSAASDAMKKYPPSSPHDLRVNVTETHVRLTWRSKSSRLKTQYIVCRKQGGVPTDVDDGIRLATVKTEQYDDTNAEDGIVWYYAIFSAWGETTSMKAATSDAVLRTGKVFNLKATAIDGNAHLSWENPVGSTMAEVRILPEVQKVRHIRGTEAVFKDLQNGQEYEVAVSALYSDPLRPGKLICSPSEIVRVLSTSRPDPVKDLTAELRGRNVHLKWTPAKMGEVQIRAADRPPQDGWEGTIVDQSQVQSIGRLIPRCSKNSAEVELPPSGQMFLVPVTINGSNAAIGTWCQVAQLPEVIDFRTRPLSDGILELTWVWPRGIKTVGIFLQPVGSHKTVRQRKTTPVVEVSAEEFRANGNVWQVVCSQAHAYEITIAVKAPRCDFYSRGVSCTETMGNEARVRYQVYSRRFKLFKKSLHGIELQSEDGNCTSLDDVVVVGLPDRLPTRIDEGQVVCMAKRIQFSGGRAELPIELEELTTSLYLKVFLKNPQNHPCLKLLPASKERLLYKG, encoded by the coding sequence ATGAAACATCGTTCTAACTACTACAGGCTTTTAAATCTTGCCCCTTCAGTTCAGAACTGGTCAGCGATAGAGACGCGGATTAATGAGTTGATCCGTACTTATAATCGAGTTCGCACCGATGCTCCCAAGTCGATTCAACGCGAGGCGGAAGCATTCAAGATCCTGCTGGATCAGCCAGACGATGGTATCAGAGTTGTGATGAAAGACGAGAAACTTCGCGCCGCTGAATCCAGGGCGCGCCTGAAAGAGCTGAAAGCAGAAGAGAAGCAGCTCGATACTTTTCTGCGCATGATCAAATCAAAAGGGGCTTACTCCAAAAAAGATTTGAAACACATCGCCGGTGAACTGAGCGGCTTTGACGAAGTCGAAATAGAATCACGCATTCGAAAGCTGGGGCTTACCGAAGAAAAGCCGGGGACTGCCAAGCCAAAACGCAAAAGCCCTCCGATGATTCCGGAAGCGGAAGGCAAGAGTATTGAGGCGGATCAGAAGGGACTGCAGTTGTCGTCTCTGTACGATTTTCTGGGTCCCGGGCTGAATCCGCGCTCAAGTCTAACAGCAATCAATGCGGCTTATGAATCTCAAAAGAATGGGGTGGCCAAGCTGGTACGTGGGACTCCCGAGCATAAAGTCCGCAGCGCTTTACTGGGGCACGTTCAGAAACATCTGCTGAGTGAGAGTACTCGGGAGAAGTATCACAACTATCTGGCAAATCGTGAGCTTAGGGCCGTCGATACATTTATCAAGGTCCGTGGTGGCGCCTCCAAAATTATTACACAGGAAGCTCTGGATGAAATTCTACGTGAAGCAAAAATTCCGAATGTGACTGTCCAGCAAATACGCGATTATATCGAAGTCTGGATTGAACGGACCAGTGGCTGGTATCTCGTTGTCACATCAGATGTGCCGGCCCAGCGATTATTGACTTGTGGTCAATGCGGAACACTGGCTGCCGAAGAAGGCCAATCGCATTGTCGAGATTGCGGAAAACCGCTTGAAATTGTGTGTCCCATGAGCGGTTGCAAGCAGTTAGTGCCAACGCAAGACTCCTGTTGCCCGAAATGTGGCTGCAGCACTGGTGACCTTCCACACATTGAACGTCTGATTGCTTCTGCACGAACTTTCTTTCGAGATCGGAGATATCGGAAAGCAGGTCACCTTGTTGATGACATCCTTCAGCTCTGGCCCGGCTATGAAGTGGCGAAGGAACTGCTGGTTCAAATCGAATCCAAGATTTCTAATCATAAGCTGAAAAACCGTGAAGTTCTCGAATTAATTCGTGTTAGCAAGATGCAGGCTGCCCAACAGCTCGTGAATGAACTCGCTGAGGATGGATATGAAGTAAATACGGCCAGCCGCCGGCAGATTGACCAGGGGATAACAGCTGCGCGGAAGGCCTGTGACCAGGCGCGCCGTCTGATTGTTGCGAAAAGGGTGGACGATGCCCTGGAGAAATACATTGAAGCGCTGGCACATTGTGCCGATTACTCAGCTGCCAGTGACGCAATGAAGAAATATCCCCCTTCCTCCCCGCACGACCTACGGGTCAATGTGACTGAGACCCATGTACGACTGACATGGAGATCAAAGTCGAGTCGCCTTAAGACACAGTATATTGTGTGCCGAAAGCAAGGCGGTGTTCCTACAGATGTGGATGATGGAATCAGGCTCGCGACTGTTAAAACAGAGCAGTATGACGATACGAATGCCGAGGACGGAATCGTATGGTACTACGCCATCTTTTCAGCCTGGGGAGAGACAACTTCAATGAAGGCTGCGACGTCCGATGCAGTATTGCGGACTGGAAAGGTTTTTAATCTGAAAGCGACAGCCATTGATGGAAACGCTCATCTCTCATGGGAAAACCCGGTCGGTTCTACGATGGCAGAAGTCAGAATTCTACCAGAAGTGCAGAAAGTACGGCATATTCGAGGAACAGAAGCTGTTTTCAAAGATCTCCAAAATGGACAGGAATACGAAGTGGCAGTCTCGGCCTTGTATTCTGACCCTCTCAGACCTGGCAAACTAATTTGCTCGCCGAGTGAGATCGTCCGAGTCTTATCGACTTCTCGTCCCGATCCGGTCAAAGATCTGACTGCTGAGCTCCGCGGTCGAAATGTGCATTTGAAATGGACACCTGCCAAAATGGGAGAAGTACAAATCAGGGCGGCAGATCGCCCACCCCAGGATGGCTGGGAGGGGACCATCGTCGATCAAAGCCAGGTTCAGTCGATAGGGCGGCTCATCCCCCGGTGTAGTAAAAACAGTGCAGAAGTGGAGTTGCCACCTTCGGGGCAGATGTTTCTGGTCCCCGTAACGATCAATGGCTCCAATGCCGCCATAGGGACATGGTGCCAGGTGGCTCAATTACCTGAAGTCATCGATTTCCGTACGAGACCACTTTCGGATGGAATTCTGGAATTGACGTGGGTCTGGCCTCGTGGAATCAAGACGGTGGGTATTTTTCTCCAGCCTGTAGGAAGTCACAAGACTGTCCGTCAACGTAAGACGACTCCTGTGGTCGAAGTATCAGCAGAAGAATTTCGGGCTAATGGTAATGTCTGGCAAGTCGTCTGCAGTCAGGCACATGCATATGAAATTACCATTGCTGTCAAAGCACCGCGTTGTGACTTTTATTCCAGGGGCGTTAGCTGTACTGAAACGATGGGTAATGAAGCGCGGGTGCGATACCAAGTTTACTCCAGACGATTTAAGTTGTTTAAAAAGAGTCTTCATGGAATTGAATTGCAATCCGAAGATGGCAATTGTACTTCGCTTGATGACGTTGTTGTAGTTGGCTTACCAGACAGATTGCCAACTCGAATTGATGAAGGACAGGTTGTGTGTATGGCAAAGAGGATTCAATTCTCTGGTGGGAGAGCAGAATTACCCATTGAGCTGGAAGAGTTGACGACGTCGCTTTACCTCAAGGTCTTTCTGAAGAATCCTCAAAATCATCCTTGTTTAAAACTTCTTCCGGCCTCGAAAGAACGACTTCTTTACAAGGGGTAA
- a CDS encoding Hsp70 family protein has product MTQTIGIDLGTTNSVVATVGCSERVEVLPNEHGKSITPSVVLFENGSVVVGDEAKESQKIGDPNVASFFKRLMGDREYRFETAQKEYSAIELSACVLRSLKADAERELGHSVSDAVITIPAYFYDAERKATIEAGRQAGLNILQLINEPTAAAIAYGVTAQPKSTSNVLVYDLGGGTFDVTLLRITEDETRVLTSEGDAELGGKDWDSRIVDFLAAEFQNEYGSNPLDDVVAIGDLWVAAEDAKRTLTDRKSATLFIAHDGEKGRYELRREQFSDLCQDLVERTLDTVRSVLESQQMQPTDINEVLLVGGSTRMPMIQEALTSYFGHPPSRGVNPDEAVAIGAAICAHGHAQAKGPVGLAAMKSGEKTGKGLMLGKTRVTDVTPHSLGMIAINEDNSAYINSIILSKDQPVPRRESRPFQHRTQPHDDNLLEVFMTQGEHDGPSQVTYLGRYVIPHVPHDPGNSVVIEIDYAYDLSGSVQVTARLASDHTELTVNVESLPEDIPARFMEPPPKPVIPHVTVYLAFDLSGSMSGEPLAESQKAALAFLEQVDLTHCSMGVIAVADSTQTVLDACQNASKIEKAVKSLSIGMVGCGNSAQPFDTAMKKLKKVEGPRFVITLADGVWADQPHAVNRAKSLHSAEIDVIAIGFGDADKNFLRDIASCDEGSFFTSLSGLSATFSSIAQVITKTQGNPVSSTKSDVDRKSGFWGLLAGKK; this is encoded by the coding sequence ATGACTCAAACTATTGGTATCGATCTCGGAACAACAAACTCTGTCGTTGCAACAGTAGGCTGTTCGGAACGGGTTGAGGTTCTTCCAAATGAGCATGGCAAAAGTATCACTCCCTCCGTGGTGCTCTTCGAGAATGGCAGCGTGGTTGTCGGTGATGAAGCCAAGGAATCGCAAAAAATTGGTGATCCCAACGTCGCCTCTTTTTTCAAACGATTGATGGGTGATCGCGAATATCGTTTCGAAACTGCGCAGAAGGAATACAGTGCTATCGAACTGTCCGCATGTGTGCTCAGGTCTTTAAAAGCAGACGCTGAACGGGAATTAGGTCATTCGGTCAGCGACGCTGTAATTACGATACCCGCATACTTTTATGATGCAGAACGTAAAGCGACTATTGAGGCTGGTCGTCAGGCAGGCCTCAATATTCTACAACTGATCAATGAACCAACGGCTGCTGCGATTGCCTATGGGGTCACTGCTCAACCGAAGTCTACGAGCAATGTATTAGTTTACGATCTGGGAGGGGGCACATTTGATGTGACTTTACTCAGAATCACTGAAGATGAGACAAGAGTCCTGACGAGTGAAGGCGATGCAGAACTGGGAGGAAAAGACTGGGATTCTCGAATTGTCGATTTTCTTGCTGCTGAATTTCAGAACGAATATGGATCAAATCCATTAGACGATGTCGTGGCAATCGGTGATCTCTGGGTCGCGGCCGAGGATGCAAAGCGTACACTCACAGATCGCAAATCAGCCACGCTATTTATTGCTCATGATGGAGAAAAAGGGCGCTACGAATTAAGGCGTGAACAGTTCAGCGATTTGTGTCAGGACCTTGTTGAACGCACGCTTGATACCGTTCGCTCCGTTCTGGAAAGCCAGCAAATGCAGCCGACTGATATCAATGAAGTCCTGCTGGTTGGCGGTTCTACAAGAATGCCAATGATTCAGGAAGCCCTCACCAGTTATTTCGGACACCCTCCTTCGCGTGGAGTCAATCCAGACGAGGCTGTGGCTATCGGAGCTGCTATTTGTGCTCATGGACATGCTCAGGCAAAGGGACCTGTTGGACTGGCTGCTATGAAGTCGGGAGAAAAAACCGGCAAGGGGCTGATGCTGGGGAAAACACGAGTCACGGACGTCACTCCGCATAGCCTGGGAATGATCGCCATCAATGAAGATAATTCTGCGTACATTAACTCGATTATTCTTTCTAAGGATCAGCCGGTTCCGAGACGGGAATCCCGACCCTTCCAGCATCGTACGCAGCCGCATGATGATAATCTGCTCGAAGTCTTTATGACTCAGGGTGAACACGACGGCCCATCTCAAGTGACCTATCTGGGACGATACGTGATTCCACATGTACCGCATGATCCCGGCAATTCTGTCGTGATTGAGATTGACTATGCCTATGATCTCAGCGGATCGGTTCAGGTTACCGCGAGACTGGCATCAGATCATACGGAGCTGACAGTTAATGTGGAATCGCTGCCCGAGGATATTCCGGCTCGTTTCATGGAGCCCCCACCGAAACCGGTGATCCCCCACGTAACGGTTTATCTTGCCTTCGATTTGTCGGGCTCGATGTCGGGGGAACCGCTTGCTGAATCCCAGAAGGCTGCTCTTGCTTTTTTAGAGCAAGTTGACCTGACTCACTGTTCAATGGGGGTTATTGCCGTCGCCGATTCAACTCAGACCGTACTCGATGCCTGTCAGAACGCATCAAAGATCGAAAAAGCCGTCAAAAGTTTGAGTATTGGAATGGTCGGATGCGGGAATTCCGCTCAACCATTTGATACCGCAATGAAGAAGCTCAAAAAAGTTGAAGGGCCGCGTTTTGTGATCACACTGGCGGACGGTGTCTGGGCCGACCAGCCCCATGCTGTCAACCGTGCAAAATCGCTGCACTCTGCTGAAATCGACGTGATTGCGATTGGATTCGGAGACGCCGACAAAAATTTTCTCCGCGATATTGCATCCTGTGATGAAGGTAGCTTTTTCACATCCCTGAGCGGATTGAGCGCCACTTTTTCGTCAATTGCTCAAGTCATTACCAAGACTCAAGGGAATCCAGTCAGTTCAACCAAATCAGACGTTGACAGAAAATCAGGATTCTGGGGCTTACTTGCAGGGAAAAAATGA